From Acidovorax sp. FHTAMBA, one genomic window encodes:
- a CDS encoding GAF domain-containing protein: MSTAAPSLHSIRPCLEGAIPAIMATCDPDGTPNVAYISQVVYVDAVHVALSFQFFNKTRQNIVRNPRASVLVLDPVTAHFYRLHLLYERTEDSGPVFESMRAQLAGIASHAGMAEVFELKGADIYAVERIESVAGEGLPAPAPRSGLLHTLRLCSESIARCSGLDELLQCALQGLQDKLGIQHAMVLMLDASAQQLYTVASCGYATSGVGSEIRLGQGVIGMAARERTPVRISHMTHAALYSHAIRESMDAHATPDAPPLRGLDIPYPGLPEPHSQVAVPLLSAGRLLGVLFAESPEDMRFGFEDEDLLVGIAGQLAAAIDLLQAAPDTPEPLPTPIAAPPVSGSALRVRHFAANDSVFINDDYLIKGVAGAIVWKLLRDHQHTGRVDFTNRELRLDPALRLPDVADNLEARLLLLQRRLQENCPHIHIEKTGRGRFRLCVLRPVVLEEA; encoded by the coding sequence ATGAGCACCGCAGCGCCGTCCCTGCACAGCATCCGCCCCTGCCTGGAAGGGGCGATTCCCGCCATTATGGCGACCTGCGACCCTGACGGCACACCCAACGTGGCCTACATCTCGCAGGTGGTCTATGTGGATGCGGTGCATGTGGCACTGTCGTTCCAGTTCTTCAACAAGACCCGCCAGAACATCGTGCGCAACCCGCGCGCGTCGGTGCTGGTGCTGGACCCAGTCACCGCCCATTTCTACCGCCTGCACCTGCTGTACGAACGCACCGAAGACAGCGGGCCGGTGTTCGAAAGCATGCGCGCGCAGCTGGCGGGCATTGCGTCGCATGCGGGCATGGCCGAGGTGTTTGAACTCAAAGGGGCCGACATCTACGCGGTGGAGCGCATCGAATCGGTGGCGGGCGAAGGCCTGCCGGCACCGGCGCCGCGTTCCGGGTTGCTGCACACGCTGCGCCTGTGCAGCGAGAGCATCGCGCGCTGCTCGGGGCTGGACGAATTGCTGCAATGCGCACTGCAGGGCCTGCAGGACAAGCTGGGCATCCAGCACGCCATGGTGCTGATGCTGGACGCCAGCGCCCAGCAGCTCTACACGGTGGCCAGCTGCGGCTATGCCACGTCGGGCGTGGGTTCAGAAATCCGGCTGGGTCAGGGAGTGATCGGCATGGCTGCGCGCGAGCGCACGCCGGTGCGCATCAGCCACATGACGCACGCCGCCCTGTACAGCCATGCCATCCGCGAAAGCATGGACGCGCATGCCACACCCGATGCGCCCCCGTTGCGCGGCCTGGACATCCCCTACCCCGGCCTGCCCGAGCCGCACAGCCAGGTGGCGGTGCCGCTGCTGTCGGCCGGGCGCCTACTGGGTGTGCTGTTTGCCGAGAGCCCCGAGGACATGCGCTTTGGCTTCGAGGATGAAGACCTGCTGGTGGGCATTGCGGGCCAGCTGGCCGCCGCCATCGACCTGCTGCAGGCCGCGCCCGATACGCCCGAGCCGCTGCCTACTCCAATAGCGGCACCGCCGGTGAGCGGCAGCGCGCTGCGGGTGCGCCACTTTGCGGCCAACGACAGCGTGTTCATCAACGACGACTACCTGATCAAGGGCGTGGCGGGCGCCATTGTCTGGAAGCTGCTGCGCGACCACCAGCACACCGGGCGCGTGGACTTCACCAACCGCGAACTGCGGCTGGACCCCGCCCTGCGCCTGCCCGATGTGGCCGACAACCTGGAGGCCCGCCTGCTATTGCTGCAGCGCCGCCTGCAGGAGAACTGCCCGCACATCCACATCGAAAAAACGGGGCGCGGGCGCTTTCGGCTGTGCGTGCTGCGCCCGGTGGTGCTGGAGGAAGCCTGA
- a CDS encoding ABC transporter permease: protein MQTSSPSTVATTGAPPPPSVWRPPSLSVRWWPVFMRNLLVWRKLAIPSLVGNIAEPLMWLVAFGYGMGALVGQVNVGGAAGDTKVPYILFLASGSICMSAMNAASFEALYSAFSRMHVQKTWDGIMNAPVSLDDVVLAEMLWAAFKALFTVTAILGVMLALSISHSPKLLVAWPVLLFVGVMFSSIALIFNALAKGYDFFTYYFTLVLTPMMFLSGVFFPREQLPPIVRAISDWLPLTNAVELVRPLFMDQWPAHPWRHGLVLVVTTVVAFWVALALTRKRFKA, encoded by the coding sequence ATGCAAACTTCTTCCCCGTCCACCGTGGCCACCACCGGGGCCCCGCCCCCGCCGTCGGTATGGCGCCCGCCCAGCCTGTCCGTGCGCTGGTGGCCCGTGTTCATGCGCAACCTGCTGGTGTGGCGCAAGCTGGCCATCCCCAGCCTGGTGGGCAACATTGCCGAGCCGCTGATGTGGCTGGTGGCCTTTGGCTACGGCATGGGGGCCCTGGTAGGGCAGGTGAATGTGGGTGGCGCAGCGGGCGACACCAAGGTGCCCTACATCCTGTTCCTGGCCAGTGGCTCGATCTGCATGAGCGCCATGAACGCGGCCAGCTTCGAGGCGCTGTACTCGGCCTTCTCGCGCATGCATGTGCAAAAGACCTGGGACGGCATCATGAACGCGCCCGTGAGCCTGGACGACGTGGTGCTGGCCGAAATGCTGTGGGCGGCGTTCAAGGCGCTGTTCACCGTCACCGCCATCCTGGGCGTCATGCTGGCCCTCTCAATCAGCCACAGCCCCAAGCTGCTGGTGGCCTGGCCGGTGCTGCTGTTTGTGGGGGTGATGTTCTCCAGCATTGCACTCATCTTCAATGCGCTGGCCAAGGGGTATGACTTCTTCACGTACTACTTCACACTGGTGCTCACGCCCATGATGTTTCTGTCGGGTGTGTTCTTCCCGCGCGAGCAGTTGCCCCCCATCGTGCGCGCCATCTCCGACTGGCTGCCGCTGACCAATGCCGTGGAGCTGGTCCGCCCGCTGTTCATGGACCAGTGGCCCGCCCACCCCTGGCGCCATGGCCTGGTGCTGGTGGTGACCACCGTGGTGGCCTTCTGGGTGGCGCTGGCGCTGACCCGCAAGCGCTTCAAGGCATGA
- a CDS encoding PAS domain-containing sensor histidine kinase → MSTHVLNLPAGASALWQNRLGLLLESTGEGVFGIDLAGNCVFINRAGAQMLGFAADEVMGRNMHALTHHSHPDGSPYADSDCPIFNAFRQGLPCRVDTEVFWRRDGTAFAVEYSSHPILEGDQVQGAVIAFVDITSRKRAADELQRAHDELARANDELERRVATRTHELSQALAQLRELSAYSEQVREDERTRIAREVHDELGSLLVALKMDVNWLHKRLGEQGERTPEAAGDMRTQMRCKCQNMSRMIENAVDNVGRIITDLRPSILDHQGLWAALEWQAQEFVQSAELELAWQMEVPATLHLPEPAAIAVFRIFQEMLSNVGRHAQASAIDIAIDVQDDVLQLRVHDNGVGATRQALEAPTAYGVMGMRERARQLGGRLSITSEPGQGSCLQLLIPLELS, encoded by the coding sequence ATGTCCACCCATGTCCTGAACCTGCCTGCCGGTGCCAGCGCCCTCTGGCAAAACCGCCTCGGGCTGCTGCTGGAGTCCACGGGCGAGGGGGTGTTCGGCATCGACCTGGCTGGCAACTGCGTGTTCATCAACCGCGCGGGCGCACAGATGCTGGGCTTTGCGGCCGATGAGGTGATGGGGCGCAACATGCACGCGCTCACCCACCACAGTCACCCCGACGGCAGCCCCTATGCCGACAGCGACTGCCCCATCTTCAACGCGTTCCGCCAGGGCCTGCCCTGCCGGGTGGACACCGAGGTGTTCTGGCGCCGCGACGGCACTGCGTTTGCCGTGGAGTATTCGAGCCACCCCATTCTGGAAGGCGATCAGGTGCAGGGAGCCGTGATCGCCTTTGTAGACATCACCAGCCGCAAGCGTGCCGCCGATGAGCTGCAGCGCGCGCACGATGAGCTGGCCCGCGCCAATGACGAGCTGGAGCGCCGCGTGGCCACCCGCACGCACGAGCTGTCGCAGGCGCTGGCGCAGCTGCGCGAGCTGTCGGCCTACTCGGAGCAGGTGCGCGAGGACGAACGCACCCGCATCGCCCGCGAGGTGCACGACGAGCTGGGCAGCCTGCTGGTGGCGCTGAAGATGGATGTCAACTGGCTGCACAAGCGCCTGGGCGAGCAGGGCGAGCGCACGCCCGAGGCCGCGGGCGACATGCGCACCCAGATGCGCTGCAAATGCCAGAACATGAGCCGCATGATCGAAAACGCCGTGGACAACGTGGGCCGCATCATCACCGACCTGCGCCCCAGCATCCTGGACCACCAGGGCCTGTGGGCGGCGCTGGAGTGGCAGGCACAGGAGTTCGTGCAGTCGGCCGAGCTGGAGCTGGCGTGGCAGATGGAGGTGCCTGCCACCCTGCACTTGCCCGAGCCTGCAGCCATCGCTGTGTTCCGCATCTTCCAGGAGATGCTGAGCAATGTGGGCCGCCACGCGCAGGCCAGCGCCATCGACATTGCGATTGACGTGCAGGACGATGTGCTGCAACTGCGTGTGCACGACAACGGTGTGGGCGCCACCCGCCAGGCGCTGGAGGCGCCCACCGCCTATGGGGTGATGGGCATGCGCGAGCGGGCGCGGCAGCTGGGTGGCCGGTTGAGCATCACCAGCGAGCCGGGGCAGGGCTCGTGCCTGCAATTGCTGATTCCTCTGGAGCTGTCATGA
- a CDS encoding response regulator transcription factor, with protein sequence MNSVVRVLIGDDHRIVREGLKQVLGDPANGVPEITVVAEATQGSEVLELVGTLQGPTGTPGLDLVLLDIAMPGMDGLEVLQALRKAWPALPVLMLSTYPERQYAVRCIQMGAAGYLHKSADPDDMVAAVRKVAAGGRYLTEATAQALAGALERTGVVRTAQQGTPAGVDALSYREHQVFRLLTAGQSVSEIGAQLKLAPNTVSTYRARILEKTGARNDVELALLARGTPAE encoded by the coding sequence ATGAATTCCGTGGTTCGGGTGTTGATCGGTGATGACCACCGCATCGTGCGGGAGGGGCTCAAGCAGGTGCTGGGCGACCCGGCCAATGGCGTGCCCGAGATCACTGTGGTCGCCGAGGCCACCCAGGGCAGCGAGGTGCTGGAGCTGGTCGGTACGCTGCAGGGGCCCACGGGAACACCGGGGCTGGACCTGGTGCTGCTGGACATCGCCATGCCGGGCATGGACGGGCTCGAAGTTCTGCAGGCGCTGCGCAAGGCCTGGCCCGCGCTGCCAGTGCTGATGCTCAGCACCTACCCTGAGCGGCAGTACGCGGTGCGCTGCATCCAGATGGGCGCGGCGGGCTATCTGCACAAAAGCGCCGATCCCGACGACATGGTGGCCGCCGTGCGCAAGGTGGCCGCTGGCGGGCGCTACCTGACGGAGGCGACCGCGCAAGCCCTGGCAGGTGCACTGGAACGCACCGGGGTGGTGCGCACCGCCCAGCAGGGCACGCCTGCGGGGGTGGACGCGCTCTCCTATCGGGAGCACCAGGTGTTCCGCCTGCTCACTGCCGGGCAGAGCGTGAGCGAAATTGGTGCGCAGCTCAAGCTCGCGCCCAACACGGTGAGCACCTACCGCGCCCGCATCCTTGAAAAGACCGGTGCGCGCAATGACGTGGAGCTGGCGTTGCTGGCGCGCGGCACGCCTGCAGAATGA
- a CDS encoding CmpA/NrtA family ABC transporter substrate-binding protein has product MSEFFSPYDADRPLMLKCSCGRDHTAADHHAEVAADAAAARLRERSETREFEAYSNEFIEATLVKALFPQDEVRRRFLRAVGKGTAMAAIGSVLPVASLQAMAQEKQGALEKTNLKIGFIPITCATPLIMAHPLGFYQKQGLNVEVTKTAGWALIRDKMMNKEYDATHFLSPMPLAISMGVGSNAMPMKVATIQNTNGQAITLANKHKDKRDPKQWKGFKFAVPFEFSMHNFLLRYYVAEHGLNPDTDIQIRVVPPPEMVANLRAGNIDGYLGPDPFNQRAVYEEIGFLHILTKELWDGHPCCAFGTSAEFIQQNPNTFAALYRAVLTSAAMARKPENRELIAKVIAPAQYLNQPETVLTQVLTGRFADGLGKIQSVPDRADFDPMPWQSMAVWMLTQMQRWGYVKGDVNYQQIAEQVFLLTDAKKHMKALDQKVPEGAYPKFKIMGREFDAAKASEYAKSFPIRKPA; this is encoded by the coding sequence ATGTCCGAATTTTTCTCGCCCTACGATGCCGACCGCCCCTTGATGCTGAAATGCAGCTGCGGCCGCGACCACACCGCTGCAGACCACCACGCCGAGGTGGCTGCGGACGCTGCCGCCGCCAGGCTGCGCGAGCGCAGCGAGACCCGCGAATTCGAGGCCTACAGCAACGAATTCATCGAGGCCACGCTGGTCAAGGCGCTGTTTCCGCAAGATGAAGTGCGCCGCCGCTTCCTGCGCGCCGTGGGCAAGGGTACGGCAATGGCCGCCATCGGCAGCGTGCTTCCCGTGGCCAGCCTGCAGGCCATGGCGCAGGAGAAACAGGGCGCGCTGGAGAAGACCAACCTCAAGATCGGCTTCATCCCGATCACCTGCGCCACGCCGCTGATCATGGCGCACCCGCTGGGCTTCTATCAAAAGCAGGGCCTGAATGTCGAAGTCACCAAGACGGCGGGCTGGGCGCTGATCCGCGACAAGATGATGAACAAGGAGTACGACGCCACGCACTTCCTGTCGCCCATGCCGCTGGCCATCTCGATGGGCGTGGGCTCCAACGCCATGCCCATGAAGGTGGCCACCATCCAGAACACCAACGGGCAGGCCATCACCCTGGCCAACAAACACAAGGACAAGCGCGATCCCAAGCAGTGGAAGGGCTTCAAGTTTGCGGTGCCGTTCGAGTTCAGCATGCACAACTTTCTGCTGCGCTACTACGTGGCTGAGCATGGCCTGAACCCCGACACCGACATCCAGATCCGCGTGGTGCCGCCGCCAGAAATGGTGGCCAACCTGCGTGCCGGCAACATCGACGGCTACCTGGGCCCGGACCCGTTCAACCAGCGCGCGGTGTACGAAGAGATCGGCTTCCTTCACATCCTGACCAAGGAGCTGTGGGACGGCCACCCCTGCTGCGCGTTCGGCACCAGCGCCGAGTTCATCCAGCAAAACCCCAACACCTTTGCCGCGCTGTACCGCGCCGTGCTCACGTCGGCCGCCATGGCGCGCAAGCCCGAAAACCGCGAGCTGATCGCCAAGGTGATTGCGCCCGCGCAATACCTCAACCAGCCCGAGACCGTTCTCACGCAGGTGCTCACCGGCCGGTTTGCCGATGGCCTGGGCAAGATCCAGTCGGTGCCCGACCGTGCGGACTTCGACCCCATGCCCTGGCAGAGCATGGCGGTGTGGATGCTCACGCAGATGCAGCGCTGGGGTTACGTCAAGGGCGATGTGAACTACCAGCAGATCGCCGAGCAGGTGTTTTTGCTCACCGACGCCAAGAAGCACATGAAGGCGCTGGACCAGAAGGTGCCCGAGGGCGCGTACCCCAAGTTCAAGATCATGGGGCGCGAGTTCGATGCTGCGAAGGCCAGCGAATACGCCAAGAGCTTCCCCATCCGCAAGCCGGCATGA
- the ntrB gene encoding nitrate ABC transporter permease codes for MTPAKNLNLRAGLLSVLIFLTLLGIWYIATAPSGAAGGSTAGMTAEQIEYAKMMGKDPGAPKSGGFPTLGAMGTTVWSHLSNPFYDNGPNDKGIAIQLAHSLGRVALGFGLACLVAIPLGFVIGMSPLLRRAFDPFIQVLKPISPLAWMPLALYTIKDSSISGIFVIFICSVWPMLVNTAFGVASVKREWLNVSATLQVNPLRKAFLVILPAAAPTILTGMRISMGIAWLVIVAAEMLVGGTGIGYFVWNEWNNLSLTNVIFAIVVIGLVGMLLDLAFGQLQKVVTYVE; via the coding sequence ATGACTCCTGCCAAAAATCTCAACCTGCGTGCGGGCCTGCTGTCCGTGCTCATCTTCCTGACGCTGCTGGGCATCTGGTACATCGCCACGGCGCCGTCGGGCGCTGCGGGCGGAAGCACGGCCGGCATGACGGCCGAGCAGATCGAGTACGCCAAGATGATGGGCAAGGACCCGGGCGCGCCCAAGAGCGGCGGCTTTCCCACGCTGGGTGCCATGGGTACCACGGTGTGGAGCCATCTGTCCAACCCGTTCTACGACAACGGCCCCAACGACAAGGGCATTGCCATCCAGCTGGCGCATTCGCTGGGCCGCGTGGCACTGGGCTTTGGCCTGGCCTGCCTGGTGGCCATACCGCTGGGGTTTGTCATCGGCATGTCGCCGCTGCTGCGCCGCGCGTTCGACCCGTTCATCCAGGTGCTCAAGCCCATCAGCCCGCTGGCGTGGATGCCGCTGGCGCTGTACACCATCAAGGACTCATCCATCTCGGGCATCTTCGTGATCTTCATCTGCTCGGTGTGGCCCATGCTGGTGAACACGGCGTTTGGCGTGGCGTCGGTCAAGCGCGAGTGGCTCAACGTGTCGGCCACGCTGCAGGTCAACCCGCTGCGCAAGGCCTTTCTGGTGATCCTGCCTGCGGCGGCGCCCACCATCCTCACGGGCATGCGCATCAGCATGGGCATCGCCTGGCTGGTGATCGTGGCGGCCGAGATGCTGGTGGGCGGCACCGGCATTGGCTACTTCGTGTGGAACGAGTGGAACAACCTCTCGCTGACCAATGTGATCTTTGCCATCGTGGTCATTGGCCTGGTGGGCATGCTGCTGGACCTGGCCTTTGGCCAATTGCAGAAGGTGGTGACCTATGTGGAGTGA
- a CDS encoding ABC transporter ATP-binding protein yields the protein MWSDVTQRPAAAAPLASDLPQRKAPAVTQGFLQIDRLSKAFAPTKPVFADVSFTLDKGEFVCIIGHSGCGKTTILNVLAGLDTATSGTVIMDGREVAGPSLDRGVVFQSHALMPWLTVRQNIAFAVKSRWPDWKKSQVDAHVEKFVALVGLSPAIDKKPSQLSGGMKQRVGIARAFSIQPKMLLLDEPFGALDALTRGTIQDELMAIVRQTQQTVFMITHDVDEAILLADRILLMSNGNETPEGYRPGGIAEVVVNPLPRERTRTSLHHLDGYYALRNHIVDFLVTRAKA from the coding sequence ATGTGGAGTGACGTGACCCAGCGTCCAGCTGCTGCAGCCCCCCTCGCCTCTGACCTCCCGCAACGAAAGGCCCCCGCTGTGACCCAAGGCTTCCTCCAGATCGACCGGCTGAGCAAAGCCTTCGCACCCACCAAGCCGGTGTTTGCCGACGTGTCGTTCACGCTCGACAAGGGCGAGTTCGTCTGCATCATCGGCCACTCGGGCTGCGGCAAGACCACCATCCTGAATGTGCTGGCGGGGCTCGACACCGCCACCTCGGGCACCGTCATCATGGACGGGCGCGAAGTGGCCGGCCCCAGTCTGGACCGGGGCGTGGTGTTCCAGAGCCACGCGCTCATGCCCTGGCTCACGGTGCGCCAGAACATCGCGTTCGCCGTGAAGTCGCGCTGGCCTGACTGGAAGAAGAGCCAGGTGGATGCGCATGTGGAGAAGTTCGTGGCGCTGGTGGGCCTGAGCCCTGCCATCGACAAGAAGCCCTCACAGCTCTCAGGCGGTATGAAGCAGCGCGTGGGCATTGCGCGCGCGTTCTCCATCCAGCCCAAGATGCTGCTGCTGGATGAACCTTTTGGCGCACTCGATGCGCTCACGCGCGGCACCATCCAGGACGAGCTGATGGCCATCGTGCGCCAGACGCAGCAGACGGTGTTCATGATCACGCACGACGTGGACGAAGCCATCTTGCTGGCCGACCGCATCCTGCTCATGAGCAACGGCAACGAGACGCCCGAGGGCTACCGCCCCGGCGGCATCGCCGAGGTGGTGGTGAACCCGCTGCCACGCGAACGCACGCGCACCAGCCTGCACCACCTGGACGGCTACTACGCGTTGCGCAACCACATCGTGGACTTCCTGGTCACAAGGGCGAAAGCGTGA
- the cynS gene encoding cyanase, whose amino-acid sequence MNRNDVTEKIISTKVAKGLQWEAIAKKVGQSKEWTTALCLGQMTATPDQAKIVGKIFGLTSEEQKWLQVVPYKGSLPTPVPTDPLIYRWYEVVSVYGTTIKELIHEEFGDGIMSAIDFSMDIQREANPNGDRVNVVLSGKFLPYKQY is encoded by the coding sequence ATGAACCGCAACGACGTTACCGAAAAGATCATCAGCACCAAGGTCGCCAAGGGCCTGCAATGGGAGGCCATTGCCAAAAAGGTTGGCCAGTCCAAGGAATGGACCACTGCGTTGTGCCTGGGCCAGATGACGGCCACGCCCGACCAGGCCAAGATCGTGGGCAAGATCTTTGGCCTTACGTCAGAGGAGCAAAAGTGGCTGCAAGTGGTGCCGTACAAGGGCTCGCTGCCCACGCCCGTGCCCACCGATCCACTGATCTACCGCTGGTACGAGGTGGTGAGCGTGTACGGCACCACCATCAAGGAGCTGATCCATGAAGAGTTCGGCGACGGCATCATGAGCGCCATCGACTTCAGCATGGACATCCAGCGCGAAGCCAATCCCAACGGCGACCGGGTGAATGTGGTGCTGTCGGGCAAGTTCTTGCCCTACAAGCAGTACTGA
- a CDS encoding DUF3455 domain-containing protein, translating to MRNTPSTTSRLVPVAGALAAAALLAACSTTAPPASTMFSQASLPAAIQVPAGNRVAMETVGVGEITYECRDKANAPGQTEWVFVGPSAVLNDRSGNKVGTYFGPPATWASNDGSRLTATQIAVAPAGTGNLPYQLVKANPAMGAGAMAGVTYIQRVALQGGVAPASACSPANKGERQIVKYQADYIFWKAA from the coding sequence ATGCGCAATACACCCTCAACGACTTCCCGGCTTGTCCCCGTTGCAGGCGCCCTGGCGGCAGCCGCCCTGCTCGCAGCGTGCAGCACAACGGCGCCACCTGCAAGCACCATGTTCTCGCAGGCCAGCCTTCCCGCCGCCATCCAGGTGCCTGCCGGGAACCGCGTGGCCATGGAAACCGTGGGGGTCGGAGAGATCACCTATGAATGCCGCGACAAGGCCAACGCCCCCGGCCAGACGGAATGGGTGTTTGTCGGCCCCAGTGCCGTGCTGAACGACCGCAGCGGCAACAAGGTGGGCACCTACTTTGGTCCTCCGGCCACCTGGGCATCGAATGATGGCTCCCGACTGACTGCAACGCAGATTGCCGTGGCACCGGCGGGCACGGGCAACCTCCCCTACCAGCTGGTCAAGGCCAACCCCGCCATGGGTGCGGGCGCAATGGCCGGCGTCACCTACATCCAGCGGGTGGCACTCCAAGGCGGTGTGGCACCGGCGTCGGCGTGCAGCCCGGCCAACAAGGGCGAGCGCCAGATCGTGAAATACCAGGCGGACTACATCTTCTGGAAGGCCGCGTAA
- a CDS encoding ATP-binding cassette domain-containing protein, whose amino-acid sequence MTALFEALNLRKTYGGTTVVDDVSFAIAPGECLGVIGPNGAGKTTTIRMCLGQAAPDGGAVHFYPQAGGTPLHMPRDALAIKAQLGVVTQFDTLDPDFTCAENLHVFGRYFGLKGPVMNERVPQLLEFAALTHKADAKPGELSGGMKRRLSLARALINNPRLLLLDEPTTGLDPQARHLMWERLQLLLQQGKSILLTTHFMDEAERLCSRLLVLDHGRKIAEGKPRELIAQHLEPDVVEVFGMGAVALAHDAALSALAARTEVSGETVFFYTQNAQPLLQALTPHGHLRTLHRPANLEDLFLKLTGRQIRE is encoded by the coding sequence ATGACCGCACTCTTCGAAGCCCTGAACCTGCGCAAGACCTACGGCGGGACCACCGTGGTGGACGATGTCTCCTTCGCTATTGCTCCCGGCGAATGCCTGGGCGTCATCGGCCCCAACGGCGCTGGCAAGACCACCACCATCCGCATGTGCCTGGGCCAAGCGGCGCCCGATGGCGGTGCGGTGCACTTTTACCCCCAGGCTGGCGGCACCCCGCTGCACATGCCACGCGATGCGCTGGCCATCAAGGCACAGCTCGGTGTGGTCACGCAGTTCGACACGCTGGACCCGGACTTCACCTGCGCCGAAAACCTGCACGTCTTCGGCCGCTACTTCGGCCTCAAGGGCCCTGTGATGAACGAGCGGGTGCCCCAGCTGCTGGAGTTCGCTGCCCTCACGCACAAAGCCGACGCCAAACCCGGGGAGCTTTCCGGAGGCATGAAGCGGCGCCTGTCGCTGGCCCGCGCCCTCATCAACAACCCGCGGCTCTTGCTGCTGGATGAACCCACCACCGGCCTGGACCCCCAGGCCCGCCACCTGATGTGGGAGCGGCTGCAGCTGCTGCTGCAGCAAGGCAAGTCCATTTTGCTGACCACGCACTTCATGGACGAGGCCGAGCGCCTGTGCTCGCGGTTGCTGGTACTCGACCATGGCCGCAAGATCGCCGAGGGCAAGCCGCGCGAGCTGATCGCCCAGCACCTGGAGCCCGACGTGGTGGAAGTGTTTGGCATGGGCGCCGTGGCGCTGGCGCACGATGCTGCGCTGAGTGCGCTGGCCGCGCGCACCGAGGTGAGCGGTGAGACCGTGTTTTTCTACACCCAGAATGCCCAGCCCTTGTTGCAGGCCTTGACCCCGCACGGCCACCTGCGCACCTTGCACCGGCCGGCCAATCTGGAGGACCTGTTTCTCAAGCTGACAGGACGCCAGATCCGGGAGTGA